A region from the Brachyspira pilosicoli genome encodes:
- a CDS encoding amidohydrolase, whose translation MKKLLYLQVLFILFICVSCANKKDNNLQVYYNGNIITMEGNTEETLYAKALEVSNGVITKVVYTDEEANNLIKNKSVIDLKGKTLMPAFIDPHSHIISFAQALTTVDLSGCTNIAEIDSRLEDYIKNNKLTNGAWVIGFGYDNNLLPGKKNPTRDDLDKVSTNLAIFITHASGHVGSMNSKALEYFGVDENTPDIEGGVIERYPNSRKPTGYMEEAAFMKYAREVDFKVTDEDMMNFVNQAEDVYLSYGITTAQNSLIVNGDLPLIENMITNNRFKIDIIGFIDLKNAPNIFDEHKDLIGKYSNRFKISGYKIFLDGSPQAKTAWLKEPYITGEKGYRGYPIHDYNTVKEYVRKSFDDKMQLQAHCNGDAAAEQYVDAISEVMTERGTTNNYRAVLVHSQIVKENEYKRMSEFNIIPSLFVAHIYYWGDTHIANLGMERASQISVSKTALDNNLPFTYHQDTPVIKPNMIETISCALNRTTKDGVLLGENQKIDALNAFKAITINAAYQNGEEDIKGSLKEGKLADLVILSDDPLKIDAKEINNIEVLETIKEGKTLYKK comes from the coding sequence ATGAAGAAATTATTATATTTACAAGTTTTGTTTATTTTGTTTATTTGTGTTTCTTGTGCAAATAAAAAAGATAATAATTTACAAGTGTATTATAACGGTAATATTATCACTATGGAAGGAAACACAGAAGAGACTCTATATGCTAAGGCTTTAGAAGTAAGCAACGGAGTAATCACAAAAGTAGTATACACTGATGAAGAAGCAAATAATTTAATTAAAAATAAATCAGTAATAGACTTAAAAGGTAAAACTTTAATGCCTGCCTTTATAGACCCGCATAGCCATATAATAAGTTTTGCTCAAGCCCTCACAACTGTAGATTTATCAGGCTGTACAAACATAGCAGAGATTGATTCAAGATTAGAAGACTATATAAAAAATAATAAGCTTACAAACGGTGCTTGGGTTATAGGTTTTGGTTATGATAATAATTTGCTTCCAGGCAAAAAAAATCCTACAAGAGATGATTTAGATAAAGTTTCTACAAACTTAGCTATATTTATTACGCATGCATCTGGACATGTTGGAAGCATGAACTCTAAAGCATTAGAATATTTTGGTGTAGATGAAAATACTCCAGATATAGAAGGCGGAGTTATAGAAAGATATCCTAATAGCAGAAAGCCTACTGGTTATATGGAAGAGGCTGCTTTTATGAAATATGCAAGAGAGGTTGATTTTAAAGTTACTGATGAAGACATGATGAACTTTGTTAATCAGGCAGAAGATGTTTATTTAAGTTATGGTATTACAACTGCTCAAAACTCTTTAATAGTAAATGGTGATTTGCCTTTAATAGAGAATATGATAACAAATAATAGATTTAAAATAGATATAATAGGTTTTATAGATTTAAAGAATGCTCCTAATATTTTTGATGAACATAAAGATTTAATTGGTAAGTATAGCAATAGATTTAAAATATCAGGCTACAAAATATTTTTAGATGGTTCGCCTCAGGCTAAAACTGCTTGGTTAAAAGAGCCTTATATAACAGGGGAGAAAGGCTATAGAGGATATCCTATACATGATTATAACACTGTAAAGGAATATGTAAGAAAATCTTTTGATGATAAAATGCAATTACAGGCTCATTGTAATGGAGATGCTGCTGCTGAACAATATGTTGATGCAATATCAGAAGTTATGACTGAGAGAGGCACTACAAACAATTATAGGGCTGTGTTGGTTCATAGTCAAATAGTAAAAGAGAATGAATATAAAAGAATGAGTGAGTTTAATATAATACCTTCTTTATTTGTGGCTCATATATATTATTGGGGAGACACTCATATAGCAAATTTGGGAATGGAGAGAGCTTCTCAAATAAGTGTAAGCAAAACTGCATTAGATAATAACTTGCCTTTTACATATCATCAAGATACACCTGTTATAAAACCTAATATGATAGAGACTATAAGCTGTGCTTTAAATAGAACTACAAAAGATGGAGTATTACTTGGAGAAAATCAAAAGATAGATGCTCTAAATGCTTTTAAAGCTATTACAATAAATGCTGCTTATCAAAATGGAGAAGAGGATATAAAGGGAAGTTTGAAAGAGGGGAAATTGGCAGATTTAGTAATACTTTCTGATGACCCATTAAAAATAGATGCAAAAGAAATTAACAATATAGAAGTTTTAGAGACAATAAAAGAAGGAAAAACCTTATATAAAAAATAA